In Chryseobacterium oranimense, a single window of DNA contains:
- a CDS encoding DMT family transporter has protein sequence MKFKGYALGILSSVSFGLIPIFILPLKQAHFSMDITLFYRFLFSAMMVGGYLLYSKESFRINKKEALILAVLGVCYALSAEFLFIGYDFLTPGIASTVLFIYPVIVALIMFFFYKEKLTRLSVGSLVFAFAGVIVLCLKEKGLEINFAGLGVVMLSSLFYALYMVIVNKSDLKVSGFKLSFYSMLFTSGFFMIKAFTEGESFAIPSLSVFFNFIVFAFLTTVISGLCLVYAIKYIGSTPTAILGALEPVVAVMVSVLMFHERFTVNLLIGIILILLGVILNVIADNRKSKHNEVLENA, from the coding sequence ATGAAATTCAAAGGTTATGCGTTAGGAATTTTGTCATCCGTTTCATTCGGGCTGATTCCTATTTTTATCCTTCCGCTCAAGCAGGCTCACTTTTCTATGGACATTACTTTGTTCTATAGATTTTTATTTTCAGCCATGATGGTTGGCGGATACCTGCTGTATTCCAAAGAGAGTTTCAGGATCAATAAAAAAGAAGCGCTGATCCTTGCTGTTTTGGGAGTCTGTTATGCTCTTTCCGCAGAGTTTTTATTTATCGGTTATGATTTTCTTACGCCGGGGATTGCTTCTACCGTTCTTTTCATTTATCCGGTTATTGTTGCTTTGATCATGTTTTTCTTTTATAAGGAAAAGCTTACCAGGTTGTCGGTAGGGTCTTTGGTTTTTGCTTTTGCAGGTGTTATTGTCTTATGCTTAAAAGAGAAAGGCCTGGAAATCAATTTTGCAGGTTTGGGAGTTGTGATGTTGAGTTCTCTGTTTTATGCACTTTACATGGTAATCGTAAATAAATCGGATTTGAAAGTATCCGGGTTTAAGCTTTCTTTTTATTCCATGCTTTTCACTTCAGGTTTTTTTATGATAAAAGCTTTTACAGAGGGTGAATCTTTTGCCATTCCTTCCCTGTCCGTTTTCTTTAATTTTATTGTTTTCGCCTTTCTGACAACTGTAATTTCCGGCCTATGCTTAGTGTATGCTATAAAATATATCGGATCTACGCCTACCGCTATTTTAGGGGCACTGGAACCGGTGGTTGCTGTAATGGTGAGCGTGCTGATGTTCCATGAAAGGTTTACTGTAAATCTGCTTATTGGCATTATCCTGATTCTTTTGGGGGTTATTTTAAATGTGATTGCGGATAATAGAAAGTCCAAACATAATGAGGTTTTAGAAAATGCATAA
- a CDS encoding pyridoxal phosphate-dependent aminotransferase family protein codes for MDIFERIKENPGPLGQFADYGEGYFIFPRLEGPIGPRMQFQGREVIFWSANDYLGLCNHPEVLEADAKAAAEYGMFYPMGARAMSGETDQHLQLERELADFVQKDSAYLLNFGYQGMVSTIDALVSRNDVIVYDVDSHACIVDGVRLHSGKRFTYRHNDIESLEKNLQRATKVAEETGGGILVITEGVFGMRGQQGKLKEICDLKSKYSFRLLVDDAHGFGTLGKTGAGAGEEQGCQDQIDVYFSTFAKSMAGFGAFLAGDKEIIRYLKFNLRSQIFAKSLTMPMVIGGLKRLELLRTRPEIKAKLWENTYKLQNGLKERGFNIGDSNTCVTPVMMQGTPVEATLLVKDLRENYGIFTSVVVYPVIPKGMILLRLIPTASHTDAEINETLAAFEAIHDKLVSGHYKEQEQKLLQEQGLSFKPI; via the coding sequence TTGGATATTTTTGAAAGAATAAAAGAAAATCCAGGACCTCTTGGACAGTTTGCAGATTACGGAGAAGGTTATTTTATTTTCCCGAGACTTGAAGGACCTATCGGGCCGAGAATGCAGTTTCAGGGAAGAGAAGTGATTTTCTGGAGTGCCAATGACTATTTAGGATTATGTAATCACCCTGAAGTATTAGAGGCTGATGCCAAAGCTGCTGCAGAATATGGGATGTTCTATCCTATGGGGGCAAGAGCAATGTCCGGTGAAACGGATCAGCACCTTCAGCTGGAAAGAGAACTGGCAGATTTTGTACAAAAGGATTCAGCGTACTTATTGAATTTCGGTTACCAGGGAATGGTTTCTACCATTGATGCTTTGGTGAGCAGAAATGACGTGATTGTATACGATGTGGATTCTCATGCCTGTATTGTAGACGGAGTAAGACTTCACTCCGGAAAAAGATTTACCTACAGACATAATGATATTGAAAGCCTTGAAAAAAACCTTCAGAGAGCAACAAAAGTAGCAGAAGAAACCGGAGGCGGTATTCTTGTCATTACGGAAGGGGTTTTCGGAATGAGAGGCCAGCAGGGAAAACTTAAAGAAATCTGTGATCTTAAATCTAAATACAGCTTCAGACTGCTTGTAGATGATGCACACGGATTCGGTACTCTTGGAAAAACAGGAGCCGGAGCTGGTGAAGAGCAGGGGTGCCAGGACCAGATCGATGTTTATTTCTCTACATTTGCCAAATCTATGGCCGGTTTCGGAGCTTTTCTTGCAGGTGACAAAGAAATTATCAGATATCTGAAGTTCAACTTAAGATCTCAGATCTTTGCCAAATCTCTTACGATGCCAATGGTAATCGGAGGTTTGAAAAGACTGGAGCTTTTAAGAACAAGACCTGAAATCAAAGCTAAACTTTGGGAAAATACCTACAAGCTTCAGAACGGTCTTAAAGAAAGAGGATTTAATATCGGAGACAGCAACACGTGTGTAACTCCTGTCATGATGCAGGGAACTCCGGTAGAAGCGACTCTTCTTGTAAAAGATTTAAGAGAGAACTACGGAATTTTTACCTCTGTAGTGGTTTATCCGGTAATTCCGAAGGGAATGATCCTGCTAAGATTAATTCCTACTGCTTCCCACACTGATGCAGAGATTAATGAAACTTTAGCAGCATTTGAAGCTATTCATGATAAATTAGTAAGTGGTCATTATAAAGAGCAGGAACAAAAGCTGCTGCAGGAGCAGGGCTTAAGTTTCAAACCGATTTAA